A genome region from Clostridium pasteurianum includes the following:
- a CDS encoding DUF2225 domain-containing protein, whose translation MDKDIFSELKDLGFDDVSNIDIYGKNKVVKKMVEEKKQSVDNFLYDKTVNCPICGNTFKVRAVKTSSIRISKKDTDFFINYKNINPYFYDVWLCPICGYAAMKSDFNKIKSYQKELIEKNISLKWHSKQYPKIYDLSIAIERYKLSLLNYVASESHSSKKAMNCLKLAWMYRLDGNEKIEKTFLKNALDGFIDAYSNEDFPIYGMNRFSLMYLLGELYRRLDMEDKALLWFGNVITNNLASSKIKDMARNQKDLIRENQRNKIQAEKKSDDNSSNTDTENHKKKGLLSKLFNI comes from the coding sequence ATGGATAAAGATATCTTTTCCGAGCTCAAGGATTTAGGATTTGATGATGTTAGTAACATTGATATATATGGTAAAAATAAAGTGGTGAAAAAAATGGTTGAGGAAAAAAAACAAAGTGTCGATAATTTTTTATATGATAAAACAGTAAATTGTCCTATATGCGGTAATACTTTTAAAGTACGTGCAGTAAAAACTTCATCTATAAGAATTTCAAAAAAGGATACAGATTTTTTCATTAATTATAAAAATATTAATCCTTATTTTTATGATGTATGGCTATGTCCCATATGTGGCTATGCTGCAATGAAATCTGATTTTAATAAAATTAAATCTTATCAAAAAGAATTAATTGAAAAAAATATTTCATTAAAATGGCATAGTAAACAGTATCCTAAGATTTATGATTTAAGCATAGCAATTGAAAGATACAAACTTTCACTTCTAAATTACGTTGCATCAGAATCTCATTCAAGTAAAAAAGCTATGAATTGCCTAAAACTTGCATGGATGTATAGACTTGATGGAAATGAAAAAATAGAAAAAACTTTTTTAAAGAATGCTTTGGATGGTTTTATCGATGCATATTCCAATGAAGATTTTCCTATATACGGAATGAATAGATTTTCACTAATGTATCTTTTAGGTGAACTTTATAGACGTCTCGATATGGAAGACAAAGCTCTTCTTTGGTTTGGGAATGTAATAACTAACAATTTAGCATCTTCAAAAATAAAGGACATGGCAAGAAATCAAAAAGATCTAATACGTGAAAATCAACGAAATAAAATTCAAGCCGAAAAAAAATCTGATGACAACAGTAGCAATACTGACACCGAAAATCACAAGAAAAAGGGATTACTTTCAAAATTATTTAATATCTAA
- a CDS encoding metallophosphoesterase codes for MGLYAISDLHLAFKLNKPMDIFGAEWLNHDEKIKRNWIEKITEKDTVLIAGDISWSMDIKGGEDDLNWIEELPGRKIIGKGNHDYWWKSITKLNQMYNNVSFLQNNFFVYEDYAICGTRGWIDKSFDNFDEHDKKIYRREIMRLKLSLDSAVNEGYSKFIVMLHYPPFKNEKSDSEFTQILEDYNVSKVIYGHLHGPSLKNVNGNIVRNGVQYILTSCDYLKFDPIRIK; via the coding sequence TTGGGTTTATATGCTATTTCAGATTTGCATCTGGCTTTTAAATTAAATAAACCCATGGATATTTTTGGTGCGGAATGGTTAAATCATGATGAAAAAATAAAAAGAAATTGGATTGAAAAGATCACTGAGAAGGATACCGTACTAATAGCAGGAGATATATCATGGTCTATGGATATAAAAGGCGGAGAAGATGATTTAAATTGGATAGAAGAACTTCCTGGAAGAAAAATAATAGGTAAAGGAAATCATGATTATTGGTGGAAAAGTATAACTAAATTAAATCAAATGTATAATAATGTAAGTTTTTTACAAAATAATTTCTTTGTTTATGAAGACTACGCTATTTGTGGAACTAGAGGATGGATAGATAAAAGTTTTGACAATTTCGATGAACATGATAAGAAAATATATAGAAGAGAAATTATGAGATTAAAATTATCCCTTGATAGTGCAGTTAATGAAGGATACTCTAAATTTATAGTGATGCTTCATTATCCACCTTTTAAAAATGAAAAAAGTGATTCTGAATTCACACAGATTTTAGAAGATTATAATGTTTCAAAAGTTATATATGGACATCTTCATGGTCCATCACTAAAAAATGTAAATGGAAACATTGTGAGAAATGGTGTGCAATATATTTTAACGTCTTGTGATTATCTTAAATTTGATCCAATAAGAATAAAATGA
- a CDS encoding EscU/YscU/HrcU family type III secretion system export apparatus switch protein yields the protein MPKERKKAAALKYEVGYEAPIVTAVGMGKIADKIVEKASENEVPVVYNKELTDLLTNVDVGSSIPYELYDVVAEILSYVMKVDDTAKKRR from the coding sequence GTGCCTAAGGAGAGGAAAAAAGCTGCCGCTTTAAAATATGAGGTCGGTTATGAGGCACCAATTGTAACAGCGGTAGGTATGGGTAAAATTGCGGATAAAATCGTAGAAAAGGCTTCTGAAAATGAAGTACCTGTTGTATATAATAAAGAACTTACAGATTTATTAACTAATGTAGATGTTGGTTCGAGTATTCCTTATGAATTATATGATGTAGTAGCAGAAATACTTTCGTATGTAATGAAAGTAGATGACACAGCGAAAAAAAGAAGGTGA
- the tyrS gene encoding tyrosine--tRNA ligase produces MANVLDELIERGYAKQFTHEEEIRELLEKEKITFYIGFDPTGDSLHVGHFIALMLMAHMQRAGHRPIVLIGGGTAMVGDPTGKTDMRKMLTREQIDHNVECLKKQMSRFIDFSDDKAIIANNADWLMNQNYIEFLRDVGVHFTVNKMLTAECFKQRMEKGLSFLEFNYMLMQGFDFYKLNQMYDCKMELGGDDQWSNMIAGVELVRRKSNKKAYAMTSALLTNSEGKKMGKTEKGAVWLDPKKTSPYDFFQYWRNVSDADVEKCLAMLTFLPMDEVRRLGALKDQEINKAKEILAYEVTKLVHGEEEANKALNSSKALFGAGQNMDNVPTVSIPEGMVSASILDVLVYTKIIPSKGEGRRLVQQGGINLNDEKVDDFKYQMKKDDFEKGFALIRRGKKKYYKIVIE; encoded by the coding sequence ATGGCAAATGTTTTAGATGAGTTAATAGAGCGTGGATACGCCAAACAATTTACGCATGAGGAAGAAATAAGAGAACTGCTTGAAAAGGAAAAGATAACTTTTTATATAGGATTTGATCCTACTGGTGATAGTTTGCATGTAGGACATTTTATAGCACTTATGCTTATGGCACATATGCAGAGAGCAGGTCATAGACCTATTGTGCTTATAGGTGGAGGAACAGCTATGGTTGGTGATCCTACAGGAAAAACAGATATGAGAAAAATGCTTACAAGAGAACAAATTGATCATAATGTAGAATGTCTTAAAAAGCAGATGTCTAGATTTATTGATTTTAGTGATGATAAAGCAATAATCGCAAATAATGCAGATTGGCTTATGAATCAAAATTACATAGAATTTTTAAGAGATGTAGGTGTTCATTTTACAGTAAATAAGATGCTTACAGCAGAGTGCTTTAAGCAGAGAATGGAAAAAGGCTTATCTTTCCTTGAGTTTAATTATATGCTTATGCAGGGATTTGATTTTTATAAATTAAATCAGATGTATGATTGTAAAATGGAACTTGGTGGAGATGACCAGTGGTCTAATATGATAGCTGGTGTAGAACTTGTAAGAAGAAAATCAAATAAAAAAGCCTATGCAATGACAAGTGCCCTTTTAACAAACAGTGAAGGAAAGAAAATGGGTAAGACAGAAAAAGGTGCTGTATGGCTAGATCCTAAAAAAACTTCTCCATATGACTTCTTTCAATATTGGAGAAATGTTAGTGATGCAGATGTTGAGAAGTGTCTTGCAATGCTTACGTTCTTACCAATGGATGAAGTAAGAAGACTTGGAGCATTAAAGGATCAAGAGATAAATAAAGCTAAGGAAATCTTGGCTTATGAAGTTACAAAGCTTGTACATGGCGAAGAAGAAGCAAATAAAGCGTTGAATTCTTCGAAAGCTCTTTTTGGTGCTGGACAGAATATGGATAATGTCCCTACAGTTTCAATACCTGAGGGTATGGTTTCAGCTTCAATACTTGATGTATTAGTCTATACAAAAATAATACCTTCAAAAGGTGAGGGAAGAAGACTAGTGCAGCAGGGAGGCATAAATTTGAATGATGAAAAGGTTGATGATTTCAAATATCAAATGAAAAAGGATGACTTTGAAAAGGGATTTGCTCTTATAAGAAGGGGAAAGAAAAAGTATTATAAAATTGTAATAGAGTAA
- a CDS encoding sensor domain-containing diguanylate cyclase, giving the protein MDNNYSDLYDKYKRLKNEFSTYQNFAEAQIQRMNGKNTELEKKLDILTNVIEVSNYINSNISDDNLIPMINDMIIGILGATYSTIYLLGENGKLIVKASNVMDNYDIIQNEVFSTFSNKKPVIINSKKPMFEEFEKKLKVHSIIGVPITLSDKFKGYIIVEHTLYDFFVNGHIKFISAIANQIAIAIENNVLYKKVKESSIKDPLLVGIYNRKHFFDIIEDKVKRNPNKSFAMVMVDIDYFKNFNDSYGHQFGDKVLIETARVLSQNIDGKDEIARYGGEEIVIYLDDVENHNEVFDIVDEIRYKLSNNSVNYGGIEKKVTASFGISYYPKDGDTVQKVLSVADAMLYEAKNSGRNKVVSSI; this is encoded by the coding sequence ATGGATAATAATTATAGTGATTTATATGATAAGTATAAAAGGTTAAAAAACGAATTTAGTACGTATCAAAATTTTGCAGAAGCTCAGATTCAGCGCATGAATGGAAAAAATACTGAACTTGAAAAAAAGTTAGATATTTTGACAAATGTTATTGAAGTAAGTAATTATATAAATTCTAATATAAGTGATGATAATTTAATACCTATGATAAATGATATGATTATAGGAATACTTGGAGCCACATATTCTACAATATACTTACTTGGGGAAAATGGAAAACTGATTGTAAAAGCTTCAAATGTAATGGATAATTATGATATTATACAAAATGAAGTTTTTTCAACATTTAGTAATAAGAAACCTGTTATAATTAACAGTAAAAAGCCTATGTTTGAAGAATTCGAAAAAAAATTAAAGGTGCATTCAATTATAGGTGTTCCAATAACTTTAAGTGACAAATTTAAGGGATATATCATAGTTGAACATACACTTTATGATTTTTTTGTTAATGGCCATATAAAATTTATATCGGCAATAGCAAATCAAATAGCTATTGCTATTGAGAATAATGTTCTTTATAAAAAGGTTAAAGAATCTTCTATAAAAGATCCTCTTTTAGTTGGAATTTATAATAGAAAACATTTCTTTGATATTATAGAAGATAAAGTTAAAAGGAACCCTAATAAAAGTTTTGCTATGGTTATGGTGGACATAGATTATTTTAAGAATTTTAATGATTCTTATGGTCACCAATTTGGTGATAAAGTTTTAATTGAAACGGCTAGAGTTCTATCTCAAAATATTGATGGTAAAGATGAAATTGCAAGATATGGGGGAGAGGAAATAGTAATTTATCTTGATGATGTTGAGAATCATAATGAGGTATTTGACATAGTTGATGAAATAAGATATAAGCTTAGTAATAATTCAGTAAATTATGGTGGTATTGAAAAAAAGGTTACGGCAAGTTTTGGTATAAGTTATTATCCTAAAGATGGAGATACGGTGCAGAAAGTTTTAAGTGTTGCTGATGCTATGCTTTACGAAGCGAAGAACAGTGGCAGAAACAAAGTGGTTTCGTCAATATAA
- a CDS encoding zinc-ribbon domain-containing protein, with translation MPDKTIVCKDCGKEFVFTEGEQAFYKEKGFENDPVRCPECRKARKAKRNNFHKDFR, from the coding sequence GTGCCAGATAAAACTATAGTATGTAAAGATTGTGGAAAAGAATTCGTATTTACTGAGGGTGAACAGGCTTTCTATAAAGAAAAAGGATTTGAAAACGATCCTGTAAGATGTCCTGAATGCAGAAAAGCTAGAAAAGCAAAGAGAAATAACTTTCACAAAGATTTTAGGTAG
- a CDS encoding ECF transporter S component, with amino-acid sequence MEGNSIKTKYDVKDIVQIALMAAVIFAATKLTGIPVGLGYKGVVHVGDSMVFIAAIILSRRNAFFASAIGMSLFDILSTAPMWTPFTFVIKGIMAYIAASIAYKKNYNGNNIIINLVGCILGGIWMIGAYYFSGAFLDHYLMKFPWNQCFILQATHIAPDVAQVVVGIIIALPISKILKKANVIR; translated from the coding sequence ATGGAGGGAAATTCAATAAAAACTAAATATGATGTTAAAGATATAGTGCAGATAGCACTTATGGCAGCAGTGATTTTTGCAGCTACCAAGTTAACAGGAATACCTGTTGGATTAGGATATAAAGGAGTTGTACATGTTGGAGATAGCATGGTATTTATAGCAGCCATTATACTTTCAAGGCGTAATGCTTTTTTTGCTTCTGCAATAGGAATGAGTCTATTTGATATTCTTTCTACTGCACCCATGTGGACACCTTTTACATTTGTAATAAAAGGAATTATGGCTTATATAGCAGCATCAATAGCTTACAAAAAAAATTATAACGGAAATAATATAATTATTAATTTAGTTGGATGCATTCTTGGCGGAATATGGATGATTGGAGCTTACTATTTTTCAGGAGCTTTTTTGGATCATTATCTTATGAAATTTCCATGGAATCAATGTTTTATTCTTCAAGCAACACATATAGCACCAGATGTAGCTCAAGTAGTTGTTGGGATTATTATAGCTTTACCTATAAGTAAAATATTAAAAAAAGCAAATGTTATAAGATAA
- a CDS encoding phosphatase PAP2 family protein produces the protein MKQFSIKTLQPYFKKFIDFLNNFYPFIIGIGLLVYRYHTYIGASSPGYKLTLLIYPFIFLTAFKDMRKDVRWITFILLSIPFLGFLACLNKYGYSFWGSVLRFETKAKIVINLNPLFASIPFNDASFARIYQSDNLTWFLRLVYNNGFVLPPLICVYRSAICKDFKKMLKYICSAHVFQIFLISPFYAIFHLQEVWFVSGHPDRLLRHLTYNQAYGWTLNCFPSMHTSIAFAAFLLILREKNKIFKVVWGFFCLSVIFSTMYLEIHWTLDVIGGLILAYCTVKLTDFVFAKLQPKFQSLINKYYYVNSHEVVSNGNSVSI, from the coding sequence ATGAAACAATTCAGCATAAAAACGTTACAACCTTATTTTAAAAAATTTATTGATTTTCTCAATAACTTTTATCCATTTATAATTGGAATAGGTCTTTTAGTCTATCGTTACCATACGTATATCGGCGCAAGTTCTCCTGGGTACAAGCTTACGTTACTTATATATCCTTTTATATTCCTAACAGCTTTTAAGGATATGAGAAAAGATGTTCGATGGATTACATTTATACTTTTAAGTATACCATTTTTAGGATTTTTAGCTTGTTTAAACAAGTACGGTTATTCTTTTTGGGGGAGTGTATTAAGATTTGAAACAAAGGCAAAAATAGTAATCAATCTAAATCCTTTATTTGCTAGTATACCGTTTAATGATGCTTCTTTCGCAAGAATATATCAGAGCGATAATTTAACCTGGTTCTTACGTCTCGTATATAATAATGGCTTTGTACTGCCACCTTTAATATGCGTTTATCGTTCTGCAATATGTAAGGATTTTAAAAAGATGTTAAAATATATATGTAGTGCTCACGTATTTCAAATATTTTTAATAAGTCCTTTTTATGCTATTTTTCATCTTCAAGAAGTATGGTTTGTTTCAGGACATCCTGATAGGCTTCTTAGACATCTTACTTATAACCAAGCATATGGTTGGACATTAAATTGCTTCCCATCTATGCATACATCTATAGCTTTTGCAGCCTTTTTGCTAATTCTTAGAGAGAAAAATAAAATCTTTAAGGTTGTATGGGGATTTTTCTGTCTAAGCGTAATTTTCTCAACAATGTACCTTGAGATACACTGGACACTAGATGTTATTGGAGGATTAATTTTAGCTTACTGCACTGTAAAATTAACTGACTTTGTATTTGCTAAACTCCAACCAAAATTTCAATCTTTAATAAATAAGTACTATTACGTAAACTCACATGAAGTAGTATCAAATGGAAATTCAGTTTCTATATAA
- a CDS encoding HAD family hydrolase, with the protein MIKAFIFDMDGVLIDSEPLHLQFSQELFKELQIQMSIEDYSKFVGTTSKYMWGVIKDRYSLKNTVDELIKMEREGFFKYLSSVDIEPIDYIPELLNKLNENNFKTAVASSSPINVIEFIIKSFKLETYFNELVTGDYVSKSKPNPDVFLYAAKKLNVLPEECVVIEDSHNGVLAAKNAGMKCIGFKNPHSGKQDLSKADMLISSFREIDIFNL; encoded by the coding sequence ATGATAAAAGCATTTATATTTGATATGGATGGTGTACTTATAGATAGTGAACCATTGCACTTACAATTTTCGCAAGAACTTTTTAAAGAACTCCAAATACAAATGAGCATTGAAGACTATAGTAAGTTTGTAGGAACTACCTCTAAATATATGTGGGGTGTTATAAAAGATAGATATTCTCTAAAGAACACTGTGGATGAGCTAATAAAAATGGAGCGAGAAGGTTTCTTTAAATATTTATCCTCAGTAGACATAGAACCTATAGACTATATACCTGAGCTCTTAAACAAACTAAATGAAAATAATTTCAAAACTGCAGTAGCTTCATCTTCACCTATAAATGTTATAGAGTTTATAATAAAAAGCTTTAAACTAGAAACTTATTTTAATGAGCTTGTTACTGGGGATTATGTTAGTAAAAGCAAACCAAATCCTGATGTTTTCTTATATGCTGCTAAAAAACTTAATGTTTTACCTGAAGAATGTGTTGTCATTGAAGACTCACATAATGGCGTTCTCGCAGCTAAAAATGCTGGGATGAAATGCATAGGATTTAAAAATCCACATTCAGGTAAACAAGATTTATCAAAAGCAGATATGCTAATAAGTTCCTTTCGCGAAATAGATATATTCAATCTATAA
- a CDS encoding peptide chain release factor 3: MSDLISEIEKRRTFAIISHPDAGKTTLTEKLLLYGGAIRLAGSVKARKASKHAVSDWMEIEKQRGISVTSSVMQFNYEGYCINILDTPGHQDFSEDTYRTLMAADSAVMVIDAAKGIEAQTKKLFHVCSLRGIPIFTFINKMDRESRDPFELLQDIEDELGIKSYPMNWPIGSGKDFKGVYDRAKKLIHAFNGGNHGQTEVEDIEGDVNDPSFTEILGEELHQKLIEDIELLNIAGDEFDINKVRKGEITPVFFGSALTNFGVKPFLEEFLRLTTPPTPRNSDKGTIDVFDEKFSAFVFKIQANMNKAHRDRIAFMRICSGKFTKGMEVFHVQKNNIIKLTQPQQFLAQDREIVNEAYAGDIIGVFDPGIFSIGDTLCESSDKFKFEGIPVFAPEHFARVRTLDTMKRKQFIKGITQIAQEGAIQVFKEINIGIEELIIGVVGVLQFEVLEYRLKNEYNVDIKMDRLPFRYIRWIEEGNAEELTLTSDSKVVKDIKDRSILLFQSEWSISWALEHNKGLVLSDISK; encoded by the coding sequence ATGTCAGATTTGATTAGTGAAATAGAAAAAAGACGTACTTTTGCTATAATATCCCATCCAGATGCTGGTAAAACAACTCTTACTGAAAAGCTTTTGCTATATGGAGGAGCTATAAGGCTTGCTGGTTCTGTTAAAGCAAGAAAGGCATCAAAACATGCAGTTTCTGATTGGATGGAAATAGAGAAGCAGAGAGGTATATCCGTTACTTCATCTGTTATGCAATTTAATTATGAAGGATATTGTATTAATATACTTGATACTCCTGGTCACCAGGATTTTAGTGAAGATACATACAGAACACTTATGGCTGCTGACAGTGCTGTTATGGTAATTGATGCTGCTAAGGGGATAGAAGCTCAGACCAAAAAACTTTTTCATGTATGTAGCTTAAGAGGCATTCCTATTTTTACTTTTATAAATAAGATGGATAGAGAAAGTAGAGATCCTTTTGAACTATTGCAGGATATAGAAGATGAACTTGGTATAAAATCTTATCCAATGAATTGGCCTATAGGGTCAGGAAAAGATTTTAAAGGTGTTTATGATAGGGCAAAGAAACTTATTCATGCGTTTAATGGTGGAAATCACGGACAGACAGAGGTAGAAGATATTGAAGGTGATGTAAATGATCCTTCGTTTACTGAAATTTTAGGTGAAGAGCTTCATCAAAAGCTTATAGAAGATATAGAACTTCTCAATATAGCAGGAGATGAATTTGATATAAATAAAGTTAGAAAGGGAGAAATAACGCCAGTATTTTTTGGAAGTGCTCTTACTAACTTTGGTGTAAAACCATTTTTGGAAGAATTCTTAAGGCTTACTACACCGCCTACACCTAGAAATTCAGATAAAGGAACAATAGATGTATTTGATGAAAAGTTTTCTGCATTTGTATTTAAAATACAGGCAAATATGAATAAAGCTCACAGGGATAGAATTGCCTTTATGAGAATATGCTCTGGTAAATTTACTAAGGGCATGGAGGTTTTTCATGTTCAAAAGAATAATATTATAAAACTTACACAGCCGCAGCAGTTTTTGGCTCAAGATAGAGAGATAGTTAATGAAGCGTATGCAGGTGATATAATAGGTGTATTTGATCCAGGTATTTTTAGTATAGGAGATACTCTTTGTGAAAGTTCAGATAAATTTAAGTTTGAGGGAATTCCTGTTTTTGCTCCAGAACATTTCGCAAGAGTTAGAACTTTAGATACAATGAAGAGAAAGCAGTTTATAAAGGGAATAACTCAGATAGCGCAGGAAGGTGCTATTCAGGTATTTAAGGAAATAAATATAGGAATAGAAGAACTTATAATTGGAGTTGTAGGTGTACTTCAATTTGAAGTTTTAGAGTATCGACTTAAAAATGAGTATAATGTAGATATAAAAATGGATAGATTACCATTTAGATATATAAGGTGGATAGAGGAAGGAAATGCTGAAGAACTTACACTAACATCTGATAGTAAAGTTGTTAAAGATATTAAAGATAGAAGCATTTTATTATTCCAGAGTGAATGGTCTATAAGTTGGGCATTAGAACATAATAAAGGACTTGTTCTTTCGGATATAAGTAAATAA
- a CDS encoding MarR family winged helix-turn-helix transcriptional regulator gives MSQNKSCAVRVLQIMLDEIRIIEEQKSNEFEIPVVQVHAIFEIGKSNDISMSELSRAVYLDKTTTNKIVNNLVDEKFVLRHIHPEDKRHVIIKLTENGQKIYKGICEDFSFYCKNILDSIPKENKRSMMENFDVLMESIKNNSNSY, from the coding sequence GTGTCTCAGAATAAATCATGTGCTGTTAGAGTTTTACAAATAATGTTGGATGAAATAAGAATAATAGAAGAGCAAAAGTCAAATGAATTTGAGATTCCTGTTGTACAAGTTCATGCCATTTTTGAAATAGGAAAATCTAATGATATTTCTATGAGTGAGCTTTCTAGAGCGGTGTATTTGGACAAAACTACTACTAACAAAATAGTAAATAACCTTGTAGATGAAAAATTTGTTTTAAGGCATATACATCCTGAGGATAAGAGGCATGTAATTATAAAATTAACTGAAAATGGTCAGAAGATATATAAAGGCATCTGTGAAGATTTTAGTTTTTATTGTAAAAATATTTTAGACTCTATTCCAAAGGAAAATAAAAGAAGTATGATGGAAAACTTTGATGTTTTAATGGAATCTATAAAAAATAATAGTAATTCATACTAA
- the trpS gene encoding tryptophan--tRNA ligase: MGENKKVIFSGIQPSGELTIGNYFGALKNWVKLQDEYECYYCIVDLHAITVKQEPKDLRRRTLQLIATYIAAGIDPEKNTIFIQSHVPAHVEAGWILNCMTYVGELSRMTQYKDKSKKYEATGIGAGLLNYPVLMAADILIYQADLVPVGKDQTQHIEITRDLAQRFNNMYSPTFKLPEGYIPKGGAKIMSLQEPEKKMSKSADNPNSFILIMDPPDVIRKKISRAVTDNIGVVKYTDDQPGVKNLMNILNCCTGMSAEEIEKKYAGQGYAKFKEDVAEALIKELEPIQTKVNKLLQDKEYLQNICKKGAEKASYVANKTVSKMKRKVGFILPEK, translated from the coding sequence ATGGGTGAAAATAAGAAAGTTATATTTAGTGGAATACAACCATCAGGTGAACTTACAATAGGAAATTATTTTGGTGCACTTAAAAACTGGGTTAAACTTCAAGATGAATATGAATGTTACTATTGTATTGTGGATTTACATGCTATAACAGTAAAACAAGAGCCAAAAGATTTAAGAAGAAGAACACTTCAGCTTATTGCAACATATATTGCAGCAGGGATAGATCCAGAAAAGAATACCATTTTTATTCAATCACATGTTCCAGCACACGTTGAAGCAGGATGGATTCTAAATTGTATGACTTATGTAGGTGAGCTTTCAAGAATGACACAATACAAGGATAAATCTAAAAAGTATGAAGCAACTGGTATAGGTGCAGGTCTTTTAAATTATCCTGTTTTGATGGCGGCAGATATACTTATATATCAAGCTGATTTAGTGCCAGTAGGAAAAGATCAAACTCAGCATATAGAAATCACAAGAGATTTAGCTCAAAGATTTAATAATATGTATAGCCCAACATTTAAGCTTCCAGAAGGATATATACCAAAGGGTGGAGCAAAAATAATGAGTCTTCAGGAACCAGAAAAGAAAATGTCAAAATCAGCAGATAATCCTAATAGCTTTATACTTATAATGGATCCACCTGATGTTATAAGGAAGAAGATTTCTAGGGCAGTTACTGATAATATAGGAGTTGTAAAATATACTGATGATCAACCAGGAGTTAAGAACCTTATGAATATACTTAACTGCTGTACAGGAATGAGTGCAGAGGAAATAGAAAAGAAATATGCAGGACAGGGATATGCTAAATTTAAAGAAGATGTTGCCGAAGCACTTATAAAAGAATTGGAACCAATTCAAACGAAAGTTAATAAACTATTACAGGATAAAGAATATTTACAAAACATATGTAAAAAAGGAGCAGAGAAAGCTTCTTATGTAGCTAATAAAACTGTATCAAAAATGAAGAGAAAAGTTGGATTTATTTTGCCAGAAAAATAG
- a CDS encoding desulfoferrodoxin, producing the protein MAEEKCIYKCDICGKMVEVLNDAKGTLVCCGKPMSKLIANSKEAAVEKHIPVIERDGYNIIVEVGEKEHPMLPEHYIQWIEVNTKDKVYRKYLSPKDKPRAEFKIDEDIISAREYCNVHGLWEK; encoded by the coding sequence ATGGCTGAAGAAAAATGTATTTATAAATGTGATATATGCGGCAAAATGGTTGAAGTTTTGAATGATGCTAAAGGAACGCTAGTCTGTTGTGGAAAACCAATGTCAAAACTTATAGCAAATAGTAAGGAAGCAGCTGTAGAAAAGCATATTCCTGTTATAGAAAGAGATGGATATAATATTATAGTTGAGGTTGGAGAAAAAGAGCATCCAATGTTGCCAGAGCATTACATACAATGGATTGAAGTTAACACAAAAGATAAAGTTTATAGAAAATATCTAAGTCCTAAAGATAAACCTAGGGCAGAATTTAAAATTGATGAAGATATAATTTCTGCTAGGGAATATTGCAATGTACACGGATTATGGGAAAAATGA